A portion of the Streptomyces sp. NBC_01335 genome contains these proteins:
- a CDS encoding ATP-binding SpoIIE family protein phosphatase, producing MTEHPTSHEGHRPLAARPQERTRPRQQDATPAAATPAAIPGPAGAPRAPGTAPAVPGAIAAPDPQAASRREGDRLRFVGAATRRIARGIDLDEIVLGLCRASVPTFCDEILIYLRDPLPVGDERPVEPFVLRLRRSDRLRTAEEDVDALHDPERLRPPVIDPGTDLLPVADLCEVRNGGALGEVLRGVRPVFGDNAAARSALPELLGSGRPAPTGHRAILAPLRGRRRVIGSAVFLRTTERAPFEANDLLVAAQLATHTALGIDKAVLYGREAYIADELQRTMLPDSLPQPTGVRLASRYLPAAETARVGGDWYDAIPLPGSRVALVVGDVMGHSMTSAAIMGQLRTTAQTLAGLDLPPQEVLHHLDEQAQRLGENRMATCLYAVYDPVAHRITVANAGHPPPVLLHLGGRAEVLDVPPNAPIGVGGVDFEAVELEAPAGGTLLLYTDGLVESRVRDVWTGIEQLRERLAATARLTGPDHSPPLEALCDDVLDMLGPGDRDDDIALLAARFDGIAPNDVAYWSLDPEDSAPGRARRLARGAMERWDMDADLSDEVELLVSEVVTNAVRYAERPVTLRLLRTDILRCEVGDDSPQLPRQRRARETDENGRGLFLVNRLARRWGATRLSSGKVVWFEMATRGQ from the coding sequence GTGACGGAGCACCCCACCTCCCACGAAGGCCACCGGCCTCTCGCCGCCCGGCCGCAGGAACGCACCCGGCCCCGGCAGCAGGACGCCACGCCGGCCGCCGCGACGCCCGCGGCCATCCCGGGACCCGCCGGAGCCCCCAGGGCGCCCGGCACCGCTCCCGCCGTCCCCGGCGCCATCGCCGCGCCCGACCCGCAGGCGGCGTCGCGGCGCGAGGGCGACCGGCTGCGGTTCGTCGGCGCGGCCACCCGCCGGATCGCCCGGGGCATCGATCTCGACGAGATCGTGCTCGGGCTCTGCCGGGCCAGCGTGCCGACCTTCTGCGACGAGATCCTCATCTACCTGCGCGATCCGCTGCCGGTGGGCGACGAGCGGCCGGTGGAGCCGTTCGTGCTGCGGCTGCGGCGCAGCGACCGGCTGCGGACGGCCGAGGAGGACGTGGACGCGCTCCACGACCCCGAACGGCTCAGACCGCCGGTGATCGACCCGGGGACCGATCTGCTGCCCGTCGCGGACCTCTGCGAGGTCCGTAACGGTGGCGCGCTCGGCGAGGTGCTGCGCGGGGTGCGCCCGGTCTTCGGCGACAACGCGGCGGCCCGGTCGGCCCTGCCCGAGCTGCTCGGCTCCGGGCGGCCCGCGCCCACCGGTCACCGCGCGATCCTGGCCCCGCTGCGCGGCCGGCGGCGGGTCATCGGCTCGGCCGTCTTCCTGCGCACCACCGAGCGCGCCCCCTTCGAGGCGAACGACCTGCTGGTCGCGGCGCAGCTGGCGACGCACACCGCGCTCGGCATCGACAAGGCTGTCCTCTACGGCCGTGAGGCGTACATCGCGGACGAGCTCCAGCGCACCATGCTGCCGGACTCGCTGCCGCAGCCCACCGGGGTGCGGCTCGCCTCCCGCTACCTCCCGGCGGCCGAGACCGCCCGGGTCGGCGGCGACTGGTACGACGCGATCCCGCTGCCGGGCAGCCGGGTCGCGCTGGTCGTGGGCGACGTCATGGGCCACTCGATGACCTCGGCCGCGATCATGGGGCAGCTGCGCACCACCGCGCAGACGCTCGCCGGTCTCGACCTGCCGCCCCAGGAGGTCCTGCACCACCTGGACGAGCAGGCGCAGCGGCTCGGCGAGAACCGCATGGCGACCTGCCTGTACGCGGTGTACGACCCGGTGGCGCACCGCATCACGGTCGCCAACGCCGGCCATCCGCCGCCGGTGCTGCTGCACCTCGGCGGGCGGGCGGAGGTGCTCGACGTGCCGCCCAACGCCCCGATCGGGGTGGGCGGGGTCGACTTCGAGGCGGTGGAGCTGGAGGCGCCCGCCGGCGGCACGCTGCTGCTGTACACGGACGGCCTGGTGGAGTCGCGGGTGCGGGACGTGTGGACCGGCATCGAGCAGCTGCGGGAGCGGCTGGCCGCGACCGCGCGGCTGACCGGTCCGGACCACTCGCCGCCGCTGGAGGCGCTCTGCGACGACGTGCTCGACATGCTCGGGCCGGGCGACCGGGACGACGACATCGCGCTGCTGGCGGCCCGCTTCGACGGGATCGCGCCGAACGACGTGGCGTACTGGTCCCTGGACCCGGAGGACTCGGCGCCGGGCCGGGCCCGCCGGCTGGCCCGGGGGGCGATGGAGCGCTGGGACATGGACGCCGACCTCTCGGACGAGGTGGAGCTGCTGGTCAGCGAGGTGGTCACCAATGCCGTGCGGTACGCCGAGCGGCCGGTGACGCTGCGGCTGCTGCGGACCGACATCCTGCGCTGCGAGGTCGGCGACGACTCGCCGCAGCTGCCCCGGCAGCGCCGGGCCCGGGAGACGGACGAGAACGGGCGCGGCCTGTTCCTGGTGAACCGGCTGGCCCGGCGATGGGGGGCGACGCGGCTCTCCTCGGGCAAGGTGGTCTGGTTCGAGATGGCGACCCGGGGACAGTAG